A genome region from Cyanobacteriota bacterium includes the following:
- a CDS encoding glycosyltransferase has protein sequence MKILQINTIDNLGGAARLAWQLFQGYQQLGYESSFVVAAKYSHHPTVVGMAEVLPNHAWFQACMALRASLQAFNGKRLGAGRLQLLLTKLSRPLQLITDPIWRIRSQLGHEDFHAPATWHLLRKFQPDIIHCHNLHGSGFGRGYFDLRALAWLSRRCPIVLSLHDAWLLSGHCAHSFECDRWRTGCGSCPDLTIPPPIPRDATAYNWQRKQQIYARSRLYVATPC, from the coding sequence GTGAAGATTCTGCAAATCAACACGATCGATAATCTAGGAGGAGCAGCTAGGCTAGCATGGCAACTGTTTCAGGGCTATCAGCAGCTAGGTTATGAATCATCCTTTGTTGTAGCGGCAAAGTATAGTCATCATCCAACTGTAGTAGGCATGGCTGAGGTGTTACCTAATCATGCCTGGTTTCAAGCTTGCATGGCGTTGCGAGCATCTTTGCAAGCGTTTAATGGCAAAAGGCTAGGTGCGGGCAGGTTACAGCTTCTACTCACTAAACTGTCAAGACCTCTGCAACTGATTACGGATCCTATCTGGAGAATTCGCTCCCAGCTAGGACATGAAGATTTTCATGCACCTGCAACGTGGCACCTGCTGCGTAAATTTCAGCCTGATATCATTCATTGTCATAATTTACACGGTTCTGGTTTTGGCAGGGGGTACTTTGATCTACGGGCATTGGCTTGGCTGAGTCGACGGTGTCCAATCGTTTTATCGCTGCATGATGCTTGGTTGCTGAGTGGTCACTGTGCCCATTCGTTCGAGTGCGATCGTTGGCGCACTGGTTGCGGCTCATGTCCTGACTTGACGATTCCACCACCTATTCCTAGGGATGCTACTGCCTATAACTGGCAGCGCAAGCAGCAAATCTATGCTCGAAGTCGTCTGTATGTTGCCACGCCATGTCA
- a CDS encoding polysaccharide deacetylase family protein — MALGNLPRRAVVVTFDDGYADNFYVAKPLLEQHDVPATVFVTAGFVGKSEEFWWDDLDRILLRPGTLPAIIQLSVDGEEYQQNLGAVSEYSIDSYKMHQHWTVLSPDSPTERQIAYRQLCQLVYPLSADRRQDVQHQLWQQIGSGSIGRDTHRVMNPEEVAQLAASGLIEVGAHTMSHLSLSAQSIAVQRLEIQQSKARLEEIVGQPVTSFAYPFGSPSDYTADTVDLVQEAGFQLACSNFGGVVTRQSDRFQLPRVLVRNWDGDEFERRLREWLA; from the coding sequence ATGGCACTTGGTAATTTGCCAAGACGTGCTGTAGTGGTTACATTTGATGATGGTTATGCAGATAATTTTTATGTAGCAAAGCCCCTTCTAGAGCAGCATGATGTTCCTGCAACTGTATTTGTAACCGCAGGCTTTGTGGGTAAGTCTGAAGAGTTTTGGTGGGACGATTTAGATCGTATTCTGCTACGACCTGGAACACTACCAGCAATAATTCAGCTTTCTGTTGATGGGGAAGAGTATCAGCAAAACTTAGGGGCAGTGTCTGAATACAGTATTGATTCCTACAAAATGCATCAGCATTGGACAGTGTTATCACCAGATAGCCCAACTGAGCGACAGATTGCCTACCGACAGTTGTGTCAACTGGTGTATCCTTTGTCGGCAGATCGACGGCAAGATGTACAACATCAACTCTGGCAACAGATTGGTAGTGGCTCTATTGGGCGAGATACTCATCGCGTGATGAACCCTGAAGAAGTTGCTCAATTAGCTGCAAGTGGGTTAATTGAGGTAGGTGCTCATACAATGTCGCATTTGTCGCTTTCAGCACAGTCGATCGCAGTGCAGCGTTTGGAAATTCAACAGAGCAAGGCTCGATTGGAAGAGATTGTGGGGCAACCTGTGACAAGTTTCGCCTATCCCTTCGGTAGTCCATCTGACTACACGGCAGATACGGTAGATTTGGTTCAGGAAGCAGGCTTTCAACTGGCGTGTTCTAACTTTGGTGGTGTTGTTACTCGACAGAGCGATCGCTTCCAGTTGCCACGTGTTCTGGTCAGAAACTGGGACGGGGATGAGTTTGAGCGTCGCCTTCGGGAGTGGTTGGCGTGA
- a CDS encoding FkbM family methyltransferase: MKNYIAHLLKLGVSQTYRKNYYAMRQKCLQHLSVVRQLQELPRYTSASITLLGETLDIVDSASCLSMYQDIFEREIYKFTAKGTQPFVIDCGSNIGMSVIYIKRLYPESSVLAFESDPNVVSVLEKNIRSFKLSSVEIIPKAVWNAETTLEFLIEGADGGRLIDDQSDQSDSKLIQVKTVRLRDYLDRPISFLKIDIEGAETCVIEDCKDLLSNVENIFVEYHSFVGKPQTLHVLLGCLIDAGFRVHLHANAPIAQPFIQRAIHTEMDMQLNIFGFRE, translated from the coding sequence ATGAAGAACTATATTGCTCACCTATTAAAGTTAGGGGTCAGTCAAACTTACCGTAAGAATTACTATGCAATGCGTCAGAAATGTTTGCAGCATCTTTCAGTGGTTAGGCAACTGCAAGAACTTCCTCGATATACATCTGCATCTATCACTCTATTGGGAGAGACATTGGATATAGTAGATTCTGCTTCATGCTTGTCAATGTATCAAGATATTTTTGAACGGGAGATTTACAAATTTACAGCAAAGGGCACTCAGCCTTTTGTGATTGATTGTGGATCAAACATTGGCATGAGCGTGATTTATATCAAGCGACTATATCCAGAAAGCTCTGTGCTTGCGTTTGAGTCAGATCCAAATGTGGTTTCAGTTCTGGAAAAGAATATAAGATCCTTTAAACTTTCTAGTGTAGAAATTATTCCCAAAGCGGTTTGGAATGCTGAAACAACATTGGAATTCCTTATAGAGGGTGCGGATGGTGGACGTTTAATCGATGATCAATCTGATCAATCAGATTCTAAACTAATTCAAGTTAAAACTGTCCGCCTAAGAGACTATTTAGACCGGCCAATCTCTTTTCTGAAAATTGATATTGAGGGAGCAGAAACTTGTGTTATAGAAGATTGTAAAGATTTGTTAAGCAATGTAGAAAATATATTTGTAGAATATCACTCATTCGTAGGTAAGCCACAAACGCTGCATGTTCTACTCGGTTGTTTAATAGATGCTGGATTTCGTGTGCATCTTCATGCTAATGCTCCCATTGCTCAACCATTTATTCAGCGAGCAATCCATACTGAGATGGATATGCAATTGAACATTTTTGGATTTCGAGAATAG
- a CDS encoding sulfotransferase domain-containing protein, whose amino-acid sequence MAQSIHPNFLIVGAAKAGTTSLSYWLQQHPDVFLPTIKEPSYFVFNYGLANRDQYYSLFAPGAGKQMIGEASTAYLTAPESAAWIAKELGMIKIIIILRHPVKRALSLYAWMAMEGYEWLPDFSTALEKEFERFHDPLFYRNNPEFFWDYMYFHSGLYVEQVNRYFQIFGKDNVGVYLFDDLVKDPRKFYIDVCGFLSINPISEIDFSAKNVSRLPRSVSLQFWLRHDCWRKVPGRFQNLIRSHVPLLMKLNCKLGSKPVMPLAIEKELSRRYQDEIIRLSDLLQRDLSCWLS is encoded by the coding sequence ATGGCCCAGTCTATTCATCCTAATTTTTTGATTGTTGGTGCCGCAAAAGCTGGTACAACTTCACTGAGCTACTGGTTACAGCAGCATCCTGATGTTTTCTTGCCTACTATCAAGGAACCATCTTACTTTGTGTTCAATTATGGGCTTGCTAACCGTGATCAATACTATAGCCTGTTCGCTCCCGGAGCAGGTAAGCAGATGATTGGCGAAGCATCAACAGCTTATTTGACAGCTCCAGAAAGTGCTGCCTGGATTGCCAAAGAGTTAGGCATGATTAAGATTATCATCATCTTACGGCATCCTGTGAAACGTGCACTATCGTTATACGCTTGGATGGCAATGGAGGGATACGAATGGTTACCCGACTTCTCTACTGCGCTAGAAAAGGAATTTGAACGCTTTCATGACCCATTATTCTATCGAAATAATCCAGAATTTTTTTGGGATTATATGTATTTTCATAGCGGATTGTATGTTGAGCAGGTAAATCGTTATTTTCAGATATTTGGAAAAGATAATGTTGGAGTTTACTTATTTGATGATCTAGTAAAAGATCCGAGAAAATTTTACATAGATGTCTGTGGTTTTTTATCAATTAACCCCATATCAGAAATCGATTTTTCCGCTAAAAATGTTAGCCGACTTCCCCGATCCGTATCCTTACAGTTCTGGTTACGCCATGACTGTTGGAGAAAAGTGCCTGGCCGATTTCAAAATTTAATCCGTTCACATGTCCCACTATTGATGAAATTGAATTGTAAGTTAGGATCCAAGCCAGTTATGCCTCTAGCGATTGAAAAAGAACTCTCACGACGCTATCAAGATGAGATTATTCGTCTGAGTGATTTACTCCAGCGAGACTTGTCATGCTGGCTATCTTGA